The genomic segment CGAGCGTTGCCGGGTCAACATTCATCCCGGCGCCGGGCTGTACGACGTTGACGATAACCAGGCCGATAAGCAAAGCGATAGTACTGACGATTTCAAAATAGAGTAGCGCGACCGCGCCCGTGCGCCCCACCGCCTTCATGCTTTCCATACCCGCGATGCCTGTCACAACGGTACAGAAAATCACCGGCGCGATAATCATTTTAATCAGCTTCACAAAGGCGTCGCCGAGCGGCTTCATCTGCGCGCCCAGCTCCGGGTAGAAGTGACCGAGCAATATCCCGATAGCTATCGCGGTCAGCACCTGAAAATAAAGGCTTTTGAAAAGAGAGAGTTTCATAGGGGTGTCCTTGAAGGTAATAACCACAGGATTGGTGTGTGAAATGCCCGCCTGTAGCGCTAAAAGTAACACCCGTAAAACATGCCAGAAATATCAGAGCATCAAATAAGAAACATAAATGTTAAATTTTATGAGCTGAAACGCGTCAGCTCTCACCCCTTTACACCGTTTGCAGCGGCCTTACAGTGTGGCGAGCCACTGGTCTTCAAAAGCGGCTGGTGTGGCCGCCTTGCCGAAAAGATAGCCCTGCCCGGTCGTGACGCCCGCGCCTAACAGCCAGTCGCGCTGCGCCTCATTCTGCACGCCTTCCGCCACCAGCGTCAGGCGCAGATTATTCGCCATTGCGATAATCGCCGAGACCACGCTGTCATCGTCCGGCAGATGATCGATAAAGCTCTTGTCGATTTTCAGGCCGTCTACCGGTAGCGCTTTCATCTTCTGCAACTGGCTCAGGCTGGAATAGCCCATACCGAAATCGTCCAGCGCGATGCGGACACCCGCCTCGCGCAGCGGACGCAGAATGGCAATAGCCGCCGCCGTGTCGTCAATGCGCTGGCTTTCGGTCATCTCCAGAACCAGCGTGCCGGGTGAAATGGCGTAACGCTCCAGTCGTTGCAGCATGGTCTGCACCAGATCGTGGTTTAACAGCTGCAAGGACGACACATTCACGGAAAGCGGCAGCGTAATGCCGTGCGCCTGCCAGCGCGCCAGGATTTGACACGCCTCTTCCAGCACCCAGTCGCCCACCGTGACGATAAGCCCGCTGGATTCGATGTTATCGATAAACCCGTCAGGCAGCGTCCAGTCGCCGTCAGGCTGTCGCTCGCGCAGCAGCGCTTCGGCGCCAACGATCTGCCCACTGCGCATATCCACCTGCGGTTGCAGCCAGACGGCATACTGCCGACGCGCAAGCGCATGATGCATCGCGTTTTCCGGTGACGAAGGCGCATTTTCGCCGAAGAACGCCACCTGATTAATGCCTTTACGGCGCGCTTCAAGCGCGGCAGAAATCGCGCTCTGGTAAAGCGTCGAGGCATTCTGGCGGCCATCGAACATCGCAACTCCGATGCTGGCGGCGGCGGTTGGCGCGCCGGAACGCGGCTCAAGCGGCTCGTCGAGCGCGGCCAGTAACTGTTGCGTCAGCGTGACCGCATGTTCCGGCGTTTTCACGCCGTGGGCGATTATCGCGAAATCGTCCTGACTGATTTGCGCCAGCATCATGCGCGGCGTAAGCACAGAGCGCAGTTTATCCACGCGCGCCAGCGCAAGCGTGTCGCGCTGCGACGCCTCAACGTCGCGCAGCGGTTCACAGGCGACATACAGCAGCGCAGTTGCCCCGCCGCTGGCGACAGTCTGTTCAAGCAGCGCCGTCAGCAACGCCTGATTCGGCAGGCCGGTCAGCGGGAAACGCGTAGCGCTGGTCCGCGCCTCGTCGAACTGCCGCGCCAGCGCCTGCTGGTTGCGGTTATAAGTGCGCACCAGCATGCCGATTTCATCATCCTGATGCAGACGCGGAATAGCGAGCTGATGATGCGCCAGCTCATGCGGGTCGAGATTATTCAGCGTGCGGGTAATGTCCCGCAGCGGATGGAGGATCAGCCGGTTAATACACCAGGTAATCGCCACAGAGAGGATAAGCGCCAACAGCAAAAACGTGGTCAGCAGCGTCGAAATAGCATTAATGATAAAGCGGTACATGCGCCACGAATCCGCCTGGAGCACCAGATAAGCGAGCGGCTGCGGGTTGGCGGGCCGCTCCAGCGAATAGAGCGGCAACGTAATTTGCACCGGCAGTTCAAACACGCGCGCCAGCGTCACCGGAATGGGCCGTTCAGGCATAAAGCGCATGCGCAACGCCTGGAACTGATTAGGCAACACCACGTCGGCGCGGCTAATCACGCCTGCAGGTTTGATATCGCGAAGGATAGCCTCCGCCTCCGGAATATTGGCTTTCAGGATAGCGGCGGAAAGCGGCTGGCGCACCGAACGAGCGATGCTCTCCATCTGCATGGCGGTGTGGTAGCGGTGAGACTGCACAAAATGAAACAGCAAAACGACGCTGAATATAAAAAGAAAAAAGACGGAAACGGCCGAAACCATTGCCATCTGTTTAATCGTTAGGGAACGACTGACTCGCAACTTGATTCTCCACTGATGCCACTGCCCGCATGATAATCACTCATAATTATCATTGCGGGCGGAAGTATACTGCATTGTTGTGGAATTTAACCGCGTGGCCGGGCCGAACGCGCAGTAATCTTATTACCAGTCGGCGTAAGGCGTAAGTGTGCGCGGCGGTATATCCATGTCACCCTGCCAGCCAGCCTGTGAGTAGCGGATAAACAGCGCGAAATTGCTCGGCGTGTAATCCTTCGCCTGCTGAATATCGATTGCTGCCCCCACCGACCAGTTGGAGGTAATGCGCCGTTCAATCAGCGCGTTGGCCGTATACCCCCAGCCTGCGCTGCTGTCGCCGTCTCCCGGTTCGTCCTTATCCGTGTAACGGCTCAACGCCGGATTCGCAGGGTTTTCCACCGGCGCCGGGATAAGCCCCCGTAGCGGATAACGGCGCTGCGCCTGCGTGCGGGTATGTGACCAGGAGCCGGACGCGCCAAGCTCCCAGGACCAGTTTTCCGTGCGCATCCGCCAGGCGACCGGCACCGCGAAAGAGACATACTCCTGCGGGCTGTAGTAGCCGCCCTGGCCTAAAGAATAACCACTTAAATCCTTGTCATAGTGCCACACCATATTGTTGAGCCCAATGGTGAGGCGCTGATTATTTTCGTTAATCAGCTTGTAGTAGTAGCCGCTCATCCAGCGTACGCGCCAGTTATCGGCGACGTTTTTACCGGTGAGCTGATCGGCGTTCAGGCTTGCCCAGACGCCGTGCGCCTCGCCACGATCGTAACTGACGCTCGCCCCGCCGCCGGTGGCACGAACGCCGCCCCAGGTAATGCCGGTGTTGGACGGCGCGTCGCGCTGTCCGGCAAACGCCAGCACGGAGCTGGAAATAGGCCGACGATGGGCGTTTACCGTGTAGCCAACCGGCCCAAGATCGCTGCTGTAGCTCAGGCTACCGACCACATCGACGACGTCAAAGCCCATCGGCGTGGTGCCGATATCCATATCCCAGGTGTCGTTTCGCCAGCCCGCCGCAAGGCTCACGCCGGAGGCGCGCTGTTTCGTATTACCGGAGCAGAAGGTTGTAGCACAGGTGCCAAACGTTTCTTTATAAAGACTGTCGCTAAAGCTGCCCGGATTCATATTCACCACGTCGGTGCGCAGGAGCAGGCGGCCATCGCTCAGCGGCGTATCCACCTGCAACATCGTGGTGTTTGCTTTCAGATCAGAGTATCCAGGCGTCCCGCTGGAGCCCCAGTTATTGTGCTGGAGGGTGACGTTCAAATCCTGCTGGCGATACAGATCCGCCGCGTCGCCGCGTACGCTGCGCTTAAGCCAGTCGTCGCCCGCGTTATTGCGGGTTAACCGTGTGAACGCGTCGTTCTCACGGGGCGTAGTCGGTGTGATGGCGGCAGCAACCATCGCATCGCGGTACGTTGCAAGCGCCTGCTGCGGCTGACCGTTCTGGCGCTGAAGGCGCGCCGCGTCGCGCAGCACCAGCGCGTTTTCCTGCGAAGGCGGCTGTGTTTTCGCCTGGGCGGCCAGCGTGGCGAATGTCTGCTGCGCGCGTGCCGTGTCGCCAAGCGCGGCCTGCGCATTCGCGATGCGCCGCTGCGTACCCGGCGAGCGCGGTGCCGCGCCTGCCGCCGGGGTCTCCAGCGCGGCGAGCTGCTCGCGCGCCGCCGCCTGATTACCGTCGGCAATCAGCACTTCGGTCAGCCCAAGCCGCGCGTCTTCACTGCCTGGCGTGCGGGCCAGCACCGTCTGGTACTGCGCACGCGCCGCGGCGTTATCGCCACGCTGCTGCGCCCAGTCCGCCAGCGTTAAATCGATACGGTCTGAGGCCGGCTGCTGGCGCAACAGCGCCACCGCCTGCGCCTCCTGACCGCTGTCACGCAGACGGTTAGCGGTTTCCATCAGTTCATTGGTTTGCAGCCGCTGCGCCAGCTCAAGAATATTCGGCGTCCATTTGTCGCGTGGCACCGTGTTGAGGTGCGTCAGCGCGGCGCGATCGCGATCGGTGCCGGAAAGATAGAGCCCGTAGGCATATGCCTGCTCCGGATCGCCGGGTTTACGCAGCGCCAGTTGTCCCATCACGATATCGGCGTCACGGCGCTGTCCGGCAGAGACCAGATCGCTTGCCAGCCGGTAGGTTATCCAGACGCTTTCCGGATCAAGCGCCAGTCGCTGGCGCTGTACGGCGGCTGCCTCAGCGAAGCGCCCCTGGCTTTCCAGCGCGCCCGCCTGTTGTTCCAGCCGCTCGCTGGCGAGACTGCGTTCGATATCTTCAATACTGCGCCGCTGGCTCGCCGTGAGCGTGGCGATAAAGGCCTCCGCCTGTGCGGTTGACTGGCGGCGGTAAAGATTCGCCAGCCCGCGAATGGCGTTGCTGTTGGTGTTGTCCATTCGCAGCGCCTGACGATAGTAACGCGCGGCCTGGGCATCGTCTTTACGCGCCACCGCGACATCACCAAGCCCGAGCACCGCGTAGCTGTCGGTATTGTCTACCGCCGCGGCCTGCTGGTATTTCTGCTGCGCCTGCGCCAGATTGTTGGCTTTCAGCGCCGCGTCGCCCTGCTCTATCAACAACCAGTAGCGGTTGACCTGCAACAGGCTTTGCCAGCGCCCGCTGTTGGGGCTGTTCGGATCCTGTTTCAGCGCCTGTTCCAGCAGCGGTACGGCGCGCGCGCGATTCCCCTGCTGGGAATACGCCTGCGCCAGTGCGCCCAGCGCCTCGCTGTCGTTCGGGTTCGCGGTTAACGCGCGGCTCAGATCCGCCACCGCGTTCGCGCCCTTGCCCTCTTCAACACTGGCAATGCCCTGCATTCTGGCGCGGTACGCCGGGTCGGCGAGTTTCGTTTGCTGATCGGCAAGCAGACTTTTGGCTTTATCGGCCGTCTCGCCGCTGCTAAAGACCTGTAAGAAACGCTCCAGCGCGGCGACGCTTGCGTCGCTTGCGGGCATTCCCTGAATTTGTTGATACCAGAGATCTGCCGCCGTTTCGCGTCCGCCGCCCGATTTCGCCATCTGCTCCAGCACGCTGAAGCCTTCCTGCTGACGATTCGCCGAAAAGAGTTGCAGCGCAAGCTGAGTGCGCAGCTGGTCATTGCCCGGCGCGCGGTCGTTCAGCGCCTGCATCTGGCGAATCGCCTCATCGCGACGCGCCGGATCTTTTGCCACCAGCGCCCAGTATTCAACGGCCAGATCGCCATCGGGCGGCGCGCCGTTAAAAAGTTTCTGGTACGCCGCGAGCGCGTCCTGAGTATGCCCGGTGGTGCCGAGCAAACGCGCCTGCTGGAGTTGCTGGCGTCCTTCTGGCGAGGAGAGCGCAAGCGTAATGCGCGCCTGCTGATACGCGCCCGACTGCGGCGCAAGTTTGCCAAGACGAGCAAACTGCTGCTGTGCGCCTGCGTTATCCCCCTGGCGCAGCAGATAGCGCATCCGCGCGGCGATAACCTCCGGGTCGTCCGGACTCATCAGCTCCAGACGGTAGAGCGACTGGCGCACCAGATCGTCACGCTTCGCGGATTCGCCAAGCCGCACCTGTTCAAGCAACTGCTGCCTGATGTCCGGTTGTGCCTGCACCTGCCCGGAAAGGGCGACGCCGAGCGCCAGTGCGGTGATACTTAACGCGAACTTGTGCATGACTCTCCCCAGGCGGGTTGCAGCTCACCGTCGACGGTGAAGCGAAAACGGTGTTCATCCCATCCCTGGCCAAACAGGGTTAATACATAGCTGTAATAAGCGTCCTGCTGCGGGTAGTTATCCGCTACGCGCTGACGCTGCAAGGCCTGCGTGTCACGGTTTTGCAGGAACGGCAGAAGTGCGGCAGAGAAACCGACTGGCCCGTTGCCCTGCGTTTTGCCGTCGATCACGCGCACTTTTTCCGGCGGCAGGCCCGTTTTCTGGGTTGCGGTTTCCATTGCGTTAAGCTGCTTAAGCAGCGGTGCCTGCTGCTCATCTGCCGGGTTCATCATGCCGACCCACAAATAAACGCGAATCGCATCGTAGCTACTGATAAGCGGTTTTTGCGGCTTCGGGGGATTAAGCAGCCAGCCTTTTTTGGCGTCATAGCTCACCCAGTCCGGCGAGAAGCCGCGCGGCGCGGTTTCTAATAACAGACGCAGGTTAGTGTCGCGAATCGTCGTCCACGGTTTGCCGTAGCGCGTAAAATAGCGCGCCAGTTGCGGTGGCAGATAACTTGGGTTAAAGCGCCAGAGCGTCGGTTCGGCAAAGCCGACTTTCCCCGGCAGCAGCATGTCGCCCAGGGACGGCACGTTCACCACTTCTTCTTTAGCGATACGATCGAGCAGCGCTTTGCCGGTTTCGGTGTAGCGCGGCTCTTTCCACAGCCGCCCTGCTTCCAGCAGACTCCAGGTTATCCATAAATCGGCATCCGAGGCGGAGTTGGTATCAAGCGCCGTCCAGTCGTCCGGCCCTTTCATGCCCCACAGCCAGGCAGGCAGCATGGTTTTCAGCGATCCGTTGGCGAGATTGTTCTCCGTCCAAAGCAGGATTTTGTCGAACGCCTCGCGGTCGTTAGCCGCGAGGGCGAAGAACAGCGCGTAGCTCTGCCCTTCAGACGTGGTGATTTTGCGCGGATCGCTTGGGTCAATCACGCGCCCTTCTTCACTGATGTAGCCGCCTTTGAAACGATCCCAGTCGGGCCAGCTACAGGCGGCATGCGCTGAAACCGTGACCAGCAACACCCCCGCCGCCAGCCACCTGCACAGATTTTTCATAACGCGTTACTCATGTTTACCCGGATCAAGACGGCGACGGCTCAGGATCCGCAGCAGACGCCACAGCACCCACGCCAGCAACACCACGCTAATGGCAGCGAATATCGCAAGCAGGATCGGGTGGTTGGCCAGCGCATACCAGATACGCTCAAACCACGGCAGATGCCCGACGTAATAGACATCGCCCACGCGCAGGCTATTGACGCCCGATTCACGCACGATAACGACCGAGCCATACATCGCGGCGCGTTTGCCGCTGTCGTTCAGCGCGTCATTCAGCAATTCATAGCCGCGCGGGCTGTCTGCAAGCAGCGCCACCACACTGCGCTGATCGTGATACGGCGACTGGAAGCCCACAATCGCGGCCACCGGCCCGGAAGAGCGCACTGCGGTTTGTGCCTGCGGCTGGCGGTCGCGGGCGTCGGTATCAGTGAGTGTCACCTCACGCGTCGGCGTTTTCACCCAGCTTTCGGTGGCCTGAACCAGCATGTCGACACGTTTTTCGTCTTTCAGCGAGTCCGGCAGCGCGCCGATCACCAGAATGTCAGCGTCTTTATCCTTCATCTTGCTGCCATCGTCGGTGATAGTCAGATTCACCGCCGGGAAACCGGTCTGCGCGCCGATGGTGCCGGTGGTGCTCAGCAGCGCGGTGAGCTGCGCCGGATTAGGCTGTTTCGGCATCACGATAAGCGTGTCGGAGAGATCCGCCATGCGGCTGTACGGGAAACCGGCATTGGCGAAAGAGCGCAGGTCCGGCATCGCGATAAAGTGATGGTAATTCGAGAAATCCAGGGTGGAGTCATCGCCGACCACCACGCGGTTCGGCACCGTCTGGAAGGTGACGCAGTTTTCCAGCGAGCCGCCCGGCAGCGGGTTCATGTATTCGAAGTCGAAACGCAGCTGGTTCGCCGCACCCAGACGCAGCGTCGGCAAGGTCACTTCGCTCTTGCCATCCAGCAGCCCTTGCAGCAGCGGCAGGCGCAGCAGCAGGCGGTTGGTTTCATCTTTCGGCACCAGGTTGAAGGATTGCAGGAACTGGTTGTTCAGGCTGATATCCATACGCGAGTTATCGCGCGTGGCAGGCGCCGTATAACGATAATTCAGGCGCATATCGATGCCGTTGCTGCGCAGCAGATAGAGATCCGGCGGCAGGTTGAGCGTCAGGTTAATCGGGTTCGGTTCAAGGCCAGTCGCCTGTAGCTGTTCTTCATAGTTTTTCAGCTCACCGAACGTTACCGCGCGGTCGGTGCGTACCCAGTTTGGCGCGTCGTAAGGCTGGCGCGCCAGCAGCGGTTTCACCTCGCCCACCTCGACGCTGTCGCCGCGGAACAGCAGACTGCCCTGGGCGATGCCTTTAGCGGCCTGCAACAGATCGTTATCGTCGCGCCCTTCAATCACCAGCAGTTTCACCCACGGGTTTTGCGGATGGCTCATCATGCGCACCATCGGGCCTTTGGCAGGCGGCAGGTCGCGCAGGAAGTCCGGGCGTTTATCGTTGGTGGCGAACACCACCGCATGGCGCGTCGGCAAGGTGTTATACATCACGGGGAAGTGCTGACCGCGCCAGCCGGAGCGTGAGCCAAACCAGGACGACACAATGCTCGCCGCCTGCTGGGTGACGAGATCCGGCGACGCGGCAAAGACCATCGGCAGCTCCAGCGGACGGTTATCACGTGGGTCAAAGAACGGCACCGGGAAGTGCGACAGGTCATTTTGCAGTTGCAGCGTCTGGAAGGTGAGGTTCAGCGCACTGCTGCGCCCGATATCCATCCATAGCGTGTTGCTGGCCTGGTTTTCACACACGTCGCGATAATGGCCGACAAACTCCAGACGCACTCGGTTGAAATCGCTGACGTAGAGCGGGTCGATAGGCACCTGTGCGGTGGTTTTCTTGCCGAGCTGTTCTTTGGTGACCGGCAGCACGTCCATCAACTCATCGTTAAGATAAACCTTCAGCTGCGACTGCACCGGCAGCAGTGATGGCGACGGGGTGTAAGTCAGGTTCAGGGTCGCTTTGGAGATAACTTCGTCGCTGCGCATACCGAACTCAACAAAACCGTCCGGACTGGTGCCTTTAAGCACCATACTGCCCGGCGGCGGCGCGATGGTGGCGAAACTGAGCGTGACGTCGCGCGCAGGCGCGCCATCCTGAACGACCGGCGCTCCGGCCCCCTGAACGCCTGGCATCACCTGGCCCAGTACCGCCCCTTCTGTGGCGGGCGCAGGCTCGTTGCCGGCAACCGGCGGTGTGGCTGGCGTTAACGCTTCGCTACGCGCAGGCGTCGCGGTCATGACGCCTTGCGTGGCGGGAGCGACCACCGGCACCGTCGGCGCGGCGGTGGCGTTTGGATTGGTGGTGGCTTCAGGCGCGCCGTACGCTACAGGCAACAGGCTCATTCCTACTGCTGCCGCGCACATCCAGGAGAGTTTTCTTTTCATCGCATATTCATCATTGTTGAGCCATAACCGGGAGCGCACGCTCCCCCAGCGACGTCCGCTCCGGACGACGGGGGATAAACGACACTATCCAGGAAACCAGCGTGGTAAGGGTGCGAAAGACAATTTTTAATGACGCTGGCGCGAATTCCGCCAGGTGGCGATATCCCCGGAAGCCGAGCTTGAGGATATCGAGCATGCTTTCCAGCGGTTTGTCTTCCGGGAAGCTGTCCTGCCAGAGCGCCCAGGTATCGGCGCGCGCGAAGGTACATTGTACAAAATCGATATGCTGACGCGTGGTCAGCCCGTCGAGGTTCAGGCCCACTTCATCACCAAAGACGCGCACGACTTTCGCCGGGAAGACATATTCCTGCGCGCCGCGTTTCATCAGCAGATTCACCTTCTGCCCTTGCAACAACTGCGCGCCGCCGTGGATTTTAATGCCCAGGCCGCCGTCGGAGTAATCCTGCACCGTACACGAGAAAAGATGGCCGTCTTCGCGGGCGATCGCCGCCGGCATCACCATTTCCACGCGATGCGCGCGGCGCACCTGTTTGCTTTCCACCGACACTGCCACCGCGCCGCCGAGGATAATCAGGTTATAGAAAACCCACACGATACTGACTATCACAGTGAGCATCTCGTTGGCCGGGCCGTAGAAATAGCGCCAGATGCCGACCAGCACGCCAAAGAGGTTAATCAGCACCAGCATCAGGTACGGACGCGAAATAACCCAGTCGACATACTCTTCTTCCACCAGGCCACCTTTCGCGGTGACGTTAAACTTGCCCTTGTGGGGGTTGAAGAGCGCCACCATCGTAGGCCGCGTAATATACCAGGCGAGCACCGTTTCGTAGATTTCACTCCAGAACGAATGGCGATACTTGCCCTGGATTTTGGAGTTAGTCAGGCTTGCGTGCGCCATATGCGGCAAAACAAACAGCGCAATCATCAACGCCGGGGCGTAGATGATATAGGCATGCAGCAGCAGGAATGCCAGCGGCGCGGTCAGGAAGATAAGCCGCGGCACGCCGGAGAGGAAGTGCAGCATCGCGTTGACGTAACAGAGCCGTTGTCCGAGCTTCAGCCCTTTGCCAAACAGCGGGTTATCAAGACGGAAGATCTGCACCATCCCACGCGCCCAGCGAATACGCTGGCCGATATGGGCCGAGAGACTTTCCGTCGCAAGCCCCGCCGCCTGCGGAATACGCATATAGGCGGAGGTGTAACCGCGCCGGTGCAGGCGCAGCGAGGTATGGGCGTCTTCGGTGACGGTTTCTACCGCAATACCGCCGATTTCATCCAGCGGGCCGCGGCGGATCACCGCACACGAGCCGCAGAAAAAGGTGGCGTCCCACATGTCGTTACCGTCCTGCACCAGCCCGTAGAACAGCGTCCCTTCGTTCGGCGTTTTACGAAAACGTCCCAGGTTGCGCTCAAACGGGTCCGGTGAGAAGAAGTGGTGCGGCGTCTGCATCATCGCGAGCTTTTTGTCTTTCAGGAACCAGCCCAGCGTTAATTGCAGGAACGAGCGCGTCGGTACGTGGTCGCAGTCAAAAATCGAGACAAAATCGCCTTTCGCGAGCTTCAGCGCGTTGTTGATGTTGCCCGCTTTGGCGTGTTCATGGGTCGTTCGGGCGACATACTGCACGCCGACCGACTCCGCAAAAAGGCGGAACTCCTCGCGACCGCCGTCATCCAGTATCCAGATGGTGAGCTTGTCTTTCGGCCAGTCAATGCCGAGCGAGGCGTAAATCGTGTTCTTCACCACGTGGAGATCTTCGTTATAGGTCGGCACGAAAATATCTACAGAAGGCCAGGTGTTGAGATCTTTGGGCAGCGGCACCGGCTGGCGGTTCAGCGGCCAGATAACCTGGAAGTAGCCGAGTACCAGCACCACCCACGCGTAGGTTTCCGCCACCAGCAAAACCAGGCCACACACCAGACTCACCGGATCGTTCCAGTTAAGTGTGGAGGTGTAGCGCCACCAGATGTAGCGACAGGAGACGGTCAGCGACAGCACAATCAGCATCAGCGCCGAGAAACGGCCCGGCAGACGCCGCACCAGCAGCGCCACGCCCCACAGCAAGATCAGGAAAATGAACTGCGACAGCGGGTTAAACGGCTGCGTCACGCACAGGATAGCCAGCACCAGTGAGAAGAACACCACCACACCCAGCACAACGCGCCGCAGGCGTGCGTTGA from the Cronobacter condimenti 1330 genome contains:
- the bcsA gene encoding UDP-forming cellulose synthase catalytic subunit, whose product is MISISALLLAPPVRARLRERYYTYRRNGAPPFSAALGCAWLTLAWLLLPLENPRWQAIRAQHALLFPHINPDRSRPLDVVRYLLQGLWLLTLRPWRAVNAPRWRPVSKLQVWRERFNVWLETLPQRFSDETDHLNEQKELGHINARLRRVVLGVVVFFSLVLAILCVTQPFNPLSQFIFLILLWGVALLVRRLPGRFSALMLIVLSLTVSCRYIWWRYTSTLNWNDPVSLVCGLVLLVAETYAWVVLVLGYFQVIWPLNRQPVPLPKDLNTWPSVDIFVPTYNEDLHVVKNTIYASLGIDWPKDKLTIWILDDGGREEFRLFAESVGVQYVARTTHEHAKAGNINNALKLAKGDFVSIFDCDHVPTRSFLQLTLGWFLKDKKLAMMQTPHHFFSPDPFERNLGRFRKTPNEGTLFYGLVQDGNDMWDATFFCGSCAVIRRGPLDEIGGIAVETVTEDAHTSLRLHRRGYTSAYMRIPQAAGLATESLSAHIGQRIRWARGMVQIFRLDNPLFGKGLKLGQRLCYVNAMLHFLSGVPRLIFLTAPLAFLLLHAYIIYAPALMIALFVLPHMAHASLTNSKIQGKYRHSFWSEIYETVLAWYITRPTMVALFNPHKGKFNVTAKGGLVEEEYVDWVISRPYLMLVLINLFGVLVGIWRYFYGPANEMLTVIVSIVWVFYNLIILGGAVAVSVESKQVRRAHRVEMVMPAAIAREDGHLFSCTVQDYSDGGLGIKIHGGAQLLQGQKVNLLMKRGAQEYVFPAKVVRVFGDEVGLNLDGLTTRQHIDFVQCTFARADTWALWQDSFPEDKPLESMLDILKLGFRGYRHLAEFAPASLKIVFRTLTTLVSWIVSFIPRRPERTSLGERALPVMAQQ